Genomic window (Chrysiogenia bacterium):
GCGCGGTCAACGCGACGTTGCGCAAGCTCGGCGTGGCGAATTTGCCCGAGTCGGACTCGTTCCCGGTGACGAGAGCACGACCCCAATCAGCATAATCTAAATCGAGCCCGTTGTTGGCAAAGGTCTGACTTTGAAAGAGCGCCCCGCCGTGGCAGTGGAAGCAGTCGGCCCCATACTGTCGTCGTAGGGGATCGTATTCGGTCATGAACAACTCGAATCCGCGCTGCTCTTCTCTGCTCAACTCCACACCGCCGGCCATTGCC
Coding sequences:
- a CDS encoding c-type cytochrome, translating into AMAGGVELSREEQRGFELFMTEYDPLRRQYGADCFHCHGGALFQSQTFANNGLDLDYADWGRALVTGNESDSGKFATPSLRNVALTAPYMHDGRFATLEEVVAHYSEGVQRGSTLDPNLAKHLDGGVPLSPEDRQALVAFLKTLTEENDAK